A single window of Bradyrhizobium daqingense DNA harbors:
- a CDS encoding TetR/AcrR family transcriptional regulator — MSDGKGDVWVEAGFAELARSGVEGVRVEVLAKNLGVTKGGFYRRFADRAALLEAMLERWREGRTAAIAQQTSLDGQEPRERLKAVIQLYSERMNPAAMAIELAIRQWARSDEGAAAAVASVDAARLKHVTELYRATGLDAEEAEAQAFLFYCFIFGQSLLFVERGPRKRSQLVAKAAEKLLD, encoded by the coding sequence ATGAGCGACGGCAAGGGCGATGTCTGGGTCGAGGCAGGGTTTGCCGAGCTCGCCCGCTCCGGGGTCGAGGGCGTGCGGGTCGAGGTGCTCGCCAAAAATCTCGGCGTCACCAAGGGCGGCTTCTATCGTCGTTTTGCCGACCGGGCCGCGCTGCTCGAAGCTATGCTCGAGCGCTGGCGCGAGGGGCGCACGGCGGCGATCGCGCAGCAGACGAGCCTCGACGGACAAGAGCCACGCGAGCGGTTGAAGGCGGTGATCCAGCTCTATTCCGAGCGGATGAACCCGGCAGCCATGGCGATCGAGCTCGCGATCAGGCAGTGGGCGCGCTCGGACGAGGGCGCGGCCGCGGCGGTGGCGAGCGTGGACGCGGCGCGGCTCAAGCATGTCACCGAGCTCTATCGTGCAACCGGGCTCGATGCCGAAGAGGCCGAGGCGCAGGCCTTCCTGTTCTACTGCTTCATCTTCGGCCAGAGTCTCTTGTTCGTCGAGCGCGGCCCGCGCAAGCGGTCGCAGCTGGTGGCGAAAGCGGCCGAGAAGCTGTTGGATTAA
- a CDS encoding AbrB family transcriptional regulator, whose amino-acid sequence MKQIVASLPFEWPSRASVLSTLETLVIGTAGGLVFLFAGLPGGLISGAMIAVAVAAIAGRQLTLPPILTQTVLVLLGISLGSVVSRHLLQQVSAYPVTIGLLALATFCSTFGSSYYLQRIHGWDRTSAFLAGSPGALSQITILAVERGADLPGIAVVQTMRVIILTAALPMVLAIAGVAPSAAPSLTTAIASPLDLVELAAASLAVALVLRLIRFPASWMFGAMIASSVLHGAGWVEGGLPDWMRGGALVGIGALIGSRFARMRIKTLAGHIHAALGSFTVAIAVSAVFVGIVALTTQVKFSDVVVAFAPGAMDAMLALALTLHIDPIFVGAHHLSRFVFVTIATPGIVHLFGRTQDDVDD is encoded by the coding sequence GTGAAGCAAATCGTCGCCTCCCTGCCGTTCGAATGGCCGAGCCGTGCCAGTGTGTTGAGCACGCTGGAGACGCTCGTCATCGGCACCGCCGGCGGCCTCGTATTCCTGTTCGCCGGCCTTCCCGGCGGGCTGATCTCGGGCGCGATGATCGCGGTCGCGGTCGCCGCCATCGCCGGCCGTCAGTTGACCCTGCCGCCGATCCTGACCCAGACCGTGCTGGTGCTGCTCGGCATCTCGCTGGGCTCGGTCGTCTCGCGCCATCTGCTCCAGCAGGTCAGCGCCTATCCCGTCACCATCGGCCTGCTCGCGCTCGCGACCTTCTGCTCGACTTTCGGCTCGAGCTACTACCTCCAGCGCATCCATGGCTGGGACCGTACCTCCGCCTTCCTCGCCGGCAGCCCCGGCGCACTGTCGCAGATCACGATCCTGGCGGTCGAGCGCGGCGCCGATTTGCCGGGCATCGCGGTGGTGCAGACCATGCGCGTCATCATCCTCACCGCGGCGCTGCCGATGGTGCTGGCGATTGCCGGCGTCGCCCCCTCTGCCGCACCGTCGCTGACGACGGCGATCGCCTCGCCGCTCGACCTCGTGGAGCTGGCCGCGGCCTCGCTGGCCGTGGCGCTGGTCCTGCGGCTGATCAGATTTCCGGCGAGCTGGATGTTCGGCGCGATGATCGCCTCCAGCGTGCTGCATGGCGCAGGCTGGGTCGAGGGCGGCCTGCCGGACTGGATGCGGGGCGGGGCGCTGGTCGGCATCGGCGCCCTGATCGGCAGCCGTTTTGCGCGGATGCGGATCAAGACGCTCGCGGGTCATATCCACGCGGCGCTGGGCTCCTTTACCGTAGCCATCGCGGTCTCCGCCGTCTTCGTCGGCATCGTCGCGCTCACCACGCAGGTAAAATTCTCCGACGTCGTCGTCGCCTTCGCGCCGGGCGCGATGGACGCCATGCTGGCGCTGGCCCTGACGCTGCACATCGACCCGATCTTCGTCGGCGCCCACCATTTGTCGCGCTTCGTCTTCGTGACGATCGCAACGCCGGGCATCGTACACCTGTTCGGGCGCACGCAGGACGACGTGGATGATTGA
- a CDS encoding PsiF family protein: MTVTSRLAAIALASLLVTGTAFAQTAAPAAKTDAAAVAADKKATKERSAESLECSRQADAKGLKGKERKKFRRECKKEAKAGATAPAAPAAPAADKK; this comes from the coding sequence ATGACCGTCACGTCCCGCCTCGCCGCCATCGCTCTCGCCTCCCTGCTCGTCACCGGCACCGCCTTCGCGCAAACCGCCGCGCCGGCGGCCAAGACCGACGCTGCCGCCGTCGCCGCCGACAAGAAGGCGACGAAGGAGCGGTCGGCGGAATCGCTGGAATGCTCCAGGCAGGCGGACGCGAAGGGATTGAAGGGCAAGGAGCGCAAGAAATTCCGCCGCGAGTGCAAGAAGGAAGCGAAGGCCGGCGCCACAGCCCCCGCAGCGCCCGCCGCCCCCGCGGCCGACAAGAAGTAA